One Tepidimicrobium xylanilyticum DNA segment encodes these proteins:
- a CDS encoding LacI family DNA-binding transcriptional regulator, producing the protein MSVTIKDVAKLANVSISTVSRVINNSKPVSLEARKRVLDAIEQLGYKPNEVARSLVTRKSNLIGVIVTDIGNSYIAEMIRGIEEIGRMYKYDIVLSSSYGNPDTEKKFAQLLMSKQVEGIILVSENDKQSVIEEIKGLKIPFVYLNRYYDSQDMPTVTINNFEASQEMTKYLVNLGHRNILYVTSNEDNKASLERFKIDGYKKAISDVDKAEEFIYSVKGFKPEDGYKMGDKVMEIVKENNITAVFCCQDELAIGFINYCYDNGIKVPEDISVSGYGDTKMASIYRPRLTTVKEPYYDIGAVAIRRIIKNLKSEEKEKDHIYLPIRIMKRESCKKI; encoded by the coding sequence ATGTCTGTAACTATAAAAGATGTAGCAAAATTAGCAAACGTTTCAATATCTACTGTATCAAGAGTTATTAATAATTCTAAACCGGTTAGTTTAGAAGCTAGGAAAAGGGTATTAGATGCTATAGAACAATTAGGCTATAAACCTAATGAAGTAGCAAGGAGCCTTGTTACGAGAAAATCAAATTTAATTGGAGTAATTGTTACGGATATAGGAAATTCATATATAGCTGAAATGATTAGAGGAATAGAGGAAATTGGAAGGATGTACAAATACGACATAGTTTTGTCAAGTAGTTATGGTAATCCAGATACTGAAAAGAAGTTTGCTCAGTTGTTAATGAGTAAACAGGTAGAAGGCATAATATTAGTGTCTGAAAATGATAAACAAAGTGTAATAGAAGAAATTAAAGGCTTGAAAATACCTTTTGTATATCTAAATAGATATTATGATAGTCAAGACATGCCAACTGTAACCATTAATAACTTTGAAGCATCTCAAGAGATGACTAAATACTTAGTAAATCTAGGGCATAGAAATATACTATATGTTACAAGCAATGAAGATAATAAAGCTTCTTTAGAGAGATTCAAAATAGATGGTTATAAAAAAGCTATAAGTGATGTTGATAAAGCTGAGGAGTTTATATATTCAGTTAAGGGGTTTAAACCTGAAGATGGGTATAAGATGGGCGATAAGGTAATGGAAATAGTTAAAGAGAATAATATTACTGCAGTATTTTGTTGTCAAGATGAGTTAGCCATAGGATTTATCAATTATTGTTATGATAATGGAATTAAAGTTCCAGAAGATATTTCCGTTAGCGGTTATGGAGATACCAAAATGGCCTCCATATATAGACCAAGGCTTACTACTGTAAAGGAACCTTATTATGACATTGGTGCTGTTGCAATTCGAAGGATTATTAAAAATTTAAAAAGTGAGGAAAAGGAAAAGGACCATATTTATCTTCCAATCCGCATTATGAAAAGAGAAAGCTGTAAGAAAATATAA
- the thpR gene encoding RNA 2',3'-cyclic phosphodiesterase, translated as MRAFIGLDFDVGLKKELCEIQKILKLSSKKGSWVPQPNFHITLKFLGNIDEDKVGCIDKAIKYVAYSNSPISLILGELGYFNKKGEEYGVLWLGIKGAVEKLHRVYDMMERKMNEIGFVMEKREFTPHITLGRKVKSNIPFNELSESIEHKLGRSFTLHNIALMKSHEVMGKRVYTPIKYHEFVRY; from the coding sequence ATGAGAGCTTTTATTGGATTGGATTTTGATGTGGGTTTAAAAAAGGAACTATGCGAAATTCAAAAAATACTTAAATTAAGCTCAAAAAAGGGAAGTTGGGTACCTCAGCCCAATTTCCATATTACTCTAAAATTTTTGGGCAATATTGATGAAGATAAAGTAGGTTGTATAGACAAAGCGATCAAATATGTTGCTTATAGTAATTCACCCATATCCTTAATCTTAGGGGAATTAGGTTATTTTAATAAAAAAGGCGAAGAATATGGAGTACTTTGGTTAGGAATTAAAGGAGCGGTAGAGAAATTACATCGAGTTTACGACATGATGGAAAGAAAGATGAATGAGATAGGCTTTGTTATGGAGAAAAGGGAATTCACTCCTCATATAACTTTAGGAAGAAAGGTAAAATCTAATATTCCTTTCAATGAATTATCAGAAAGCATTGAACATAAGTTGGGAAGATCATTTACCCTACATAATATTGCTCTTATGAAAAGCCATGAGGTTATGGGAAAAAGAGTATATACTCCAATAAAATATCATGAGTTTGTGAGGTATTAA